From the genome of Bacteroidales bacterium, one region includes:
- a CDS encoding class I fructose-bisphosphate aldolase: protein MANSKIIEILGEKADGLLNHTCNTIDSTVIHTPSGNHVDEIWMNSNRNNQVLRSLQALLQHGRLSNTGFCSILPVDQGVEHSAGSAFAVNPIYFDPENIIKLAIEGGCNAVASTYGVLGIMSRKYAHKIPFIVKINHNELLSMPNRYDQVLYGTVKSAWEMGAVAIGATVYWGSEESTRQLQEVSTAFQLAHDMGMATILWCYTRNNAFKTGGKDYHTSADLTGQANHLGVTIQADIIKQKLPVNNGGFLATNQGKTNKLVYEKLTTDHPIDLTRYQVLNCYSGRVGLINSGGESLGKSDLQEAVVTAVVNKRAGGMGLILGRKAFQRPFNEGVGLLNTVQDVYLDDSITLA, encoded by the coding sequence ATGGCAAACAGCAAGATAATTGAGATACTCGGGGAAAAGGCAGACGGACTTCTTAACCATACCTGCAATACGATCGACAGTACTGTAATTCATACTCCCTCAGGTAATCACGTTGATGAAATCTGGATGAACAGCAACCGCAATAACCAGGTACTGCGCAGCCTTCAGGCGTTGCTTCAGCATGGACGGCTCTCGAATACCGGTTTCTGCAGTATTCTGCCGGTCGATCAGGGTGTTGAACACAGCGCAGGATCTGCATTTGCAGTAAACCCGATTTATTTTGACCCTGAGAACATCATAAAGCTGGCTATCGAAGGAGGATGTAATGCTGTGGCATCCACATACGGCGTTCTTGGCATAATGAGTCGTAAATATGCCCACAAAATTCCCTTCATAGTAAAAATCAATCACAATGAGCTGCTGAGCATGCCCAACCGCTATGACCAGGTTCTTTATGGCACTGTTAAAAGCGCATGGGAAATGGGGGCTGTTGCAATAGGAGCCACTGTTTACTGGGGCAGTGAAGAAAGTACAAGACAATTGCAGGAAGTATCAACTGCCTTCCAACTGGCGCATGATATGGGCATGGCAACCATCCTCTGGTGTTACACCCGGAACAATGCTTTTAAAACAGGCGGGAAAGATTATCATACATCGGCTGATTTAACAGGACAGGCTAATCACCTCGGTGTAACCATCCAGGCCGACATAATAAAACAGAAGCTGCCTGTGAATAATGGCGGCTTCCTGGCCACAAATCAGGGAAAGACAAATAAGCTGGTATATGAAAAACTCACAACCGATCATCCCATTGATCTTACCAGGTACCAGGTGTTGAACTGCTATAGCGGTCGCGTTGGACTGATTAACAGCGGTGGAGAGAGTCTTGGAAAAAGCGATTTGCAGGAGGCTGTTGTAACGGCTGTAGTAAATAAAAGAGCAGGAGGTATGGGTTTGATACTGGGAAGGAAAGCTTTTCAGCGGCCTTTTAACGAGGGCGTCGGATTATTGAATACTGTTCAGGATGTTTATCTTGACGACAGTATAACGCTTGCCTGA
- a CDS encoding SDR family NAD(P)-dependent oxidoreductase, producing the protein MHQPNHKSYALITGASRGLGKEIAEELAMRGINLLLVSLKNEGLADLGHQLSKRNKIEVKHIEADLCESNTVFHIAEWAKAAGPVSILVNNAGMGGTYAFEQAPVEYIDNIIQLNIRATSLLTRLMLPVLKCQPSAYILNVSSLASFSPVAYKTVYPASKAFIWSFSRGLYEELKNTSVFVSVVHPGPMRTNADVTNRIASQSLVGRLGVMSTRETATIAVNKLFARRTLIIPGFFNKVNWLMTKIFPLWLRLIVLSKVMKKEIRPFSVIINRTPVKHNL; encoded by the coding sequence ATGCATCAACCAAACCATAAGTCATATGCCCTGATAACCGGTGCCAGCAGGGGACTGGGAAAAGAGATTGCCGAAGAACTGGCTATGAGAGGGATTAACCTTCTGCTGGTTTCACTCAAAAATGAAGGACTTGCTGATCTCGGGCATCAATTATCTAAAAGAAATAAAATAGAAGTAAAACATATTGAAGCAGATCTTTGTGAATCAAACACCGTATTTCATATAGCGGAATGGGCTAAGGCAGCGGGACCTGTCAGCATACTTGTGAACAATGCCGGTATGGGCGGCACATATGCTTTTGAACAGGCGCCGGTTGAATATATTGACAATATCATCCAGCTTAACATCAGGGCCACGTCCCTCCTCACCCGGTTAATGCTGCCTGTTCTGAAATGCCAGCCCAGTGCTTATATATTGAATGTATCGAGTCTTGCTTCCTTTTCACCTGTGGCTTATAAAACCGTGTATCCGGCATCCAAAGCGTTTATATGGTCGTTTTCAAGAGGACTTTATGAAGAGCTTAAAAATACAAGTGTTTTTGTAAGTGTTGTTCATCCGGGACCTATGCGCACAAATGCCGATGTTACAAACCGCATTGCAAGTCAAAGTCTGGTTGGCCGGCTTGGAGTTATGTCAACCCGTGAAACAGCCACGATTGCTGTAAACAAGCTTTTCGCAAGAAGAACACTTATAATTCCGGGCTTTTTTAATAAAGTTAACTGGCTGATGACAAAGATTTTCCCCCTGTGGTTGAGGCTTATTGTTCTATCTAAGGTGATGAAAAAGGAAATCCGGCCATTCAGTGTTATAATAAACCGGACACCGGTCAAACATAATCTTTAA
- a CDS encoding phenylalanine--tRNA ligase beta subunit-related protein — protein sequence MNSIEVKIGKVIRDLNPLVTLGIIEGKVTNSSYNAELWNEIQNSTTHIRQSLSFEAIKDQPQVAATRKMYSLCGKDPSRYRPSAEALMRRIVKGQDLYQINTLVDIINLVSLKTGFSIGGFDAAYIEGTVELSMGRADEIYNGIGRGLLNIENLPVLRDSKGPIGNPTSDEERTSIRPETTHILWVIYAFAGTEHLQQAMDYACDMLKLHAGAGTMKQDLSASQT from the coding sequence ATGAATTCCATCGAAGTAAAGATCGGTAAGGTCATCAGGGATTTAAATCCCCTGGTTACTCTGGGTATAATTGAAGGCAAGGTCACGAACAGCAGTTACAATGCTGAATTGTGGAACGAAATCCAAAACAGTACTACCCATATAAGACAATCACTGTCATTTGAAGCGATAAAAGATCAGCCACAGGTTGCTGCCACCAGAAAAATGTATTCCTTATGCGGCAAAGATCCGAGCCGGTATCGGCCCAGTGCAGAAGCCCTTATGCGCCGTATTGTGAAAGGTCAGGATTTGTATCAGATCAATACACTTGTGGATATTATTAACCTGGTATCGCTGAAAACCGGTTTTTCAATTGGCGGCTTTGATGCTGCTTATATTGAAGGTACGGTTGAACTGAGTATGGGTCGTGCAGATGAAATATATAACGGCATCGGGCGCGGGCTGCTGAATATAGAAAACCTGCCTGTTTTGCGCGATTCAAAAGGCCCGATCGGCAATCCGACGAGCGACGAGGAACGTACTTCTATTCGACCTGAAACAACTCATATTCTCTGGGTTATCTATGCGTTCGCGGGAACGGAACACCTTCAGCAAGCAATGGATTATGCCTGTGATATGTTAAAACTTCATGCCGGCGCGGGAACAATGAAGCAAGACTTGTCAGCGTCGCAGACCTGA
- a CDS encoding nuclear transport factor 2 family protein, with protein MKWYTLICLLALITSCKKAPEIVNPDIARLLEADSLWQLACSSNDPVKMAAFYDSMGFAVNGTLIIKGHANLENYWKGLMNQPGFLCTWHAEGADVSGDLGSTYGKWTTRMPGNGGIVESHGIYLATWKKQKNGEWKVLVDKP; from the coding sequence ATGAAATGGTACACTCTAATCTGCCTGCTGGCTTTGATTACTTCATGTAAAAAAGCTCCGGAAATTGTAAATCCAGATATCGCCAGGTTACTGGAAGCCGATAGCCTTTGGCAACTTGCCTGTTCATCAAATGATCCTGTGAAAATGGCTGCTTTCTATGACAGTATGGGATTTGCAGTAAACGGAACCCTTATAATAAAAGGCCATGCAAATCTGGAAAACTATTGGAAAGGCCTGATGAATCAGCCCGGTTTCCTGTGCACTTGGCATGCTGAGGGAGCAGACGTATCAGGGGATCTGGGTTCCACCTACGGAAAATGGACAACCCGCATGCCAGGCAACGGGGGAATTGTCGAATCACACGGCATTTACCTCGCCACCTGGAAGAAGCAGAAGAACGGAGAGTGGAAGGTTCTTGTGGATAAACCGTAG
- a CDS encoding FAD-dependent oxidoreductase, whose amino-acid sequence MNPTPFNEINPDITSGRNRSYWTISSKPIQFETLKKNMETDILVIGGGISGLTTAYCLSRSGRKVVLVEDGFIGSGESGRTTAHITYALDDRYSEIENMFGHEKALLAANSHMTAIQWINSVIHTESISCHFKRVPGYLFLHNSDKIETLEKEYQVTKSLGLYTDVLPETPGVSALIEKRCIKFPGQAQFHILMYLKGLSEAFIRKGGKIFTESGAENITKEGATVNGYKVKASQIVVATNSPVNDLVTMHTKQYTYRTYVIAASIRKGSLPYSLWWDTGGQQSKWVTKPYHYVRLEEFDEKFDLLIAGGEDHKIGQADKENIPEQNRYENLVAWTRKHFPAVETIAYKWSGQVMEPVDSLAFIGKNPGDENIYIITGHSGNGMTYGTIGGMLVSDMILGKKNIWESLYDPSRKPTHAGGDFVKEAVNMAAQYSDWISAGDVKELADLKPRQGGIFTSGLKKVAVYRDDMSILHAFSAVCPHLGGILRWNADEMSFDCPAHGSRFTTGGKVINGPSQSDLKKIEIKE is encoded by the coding sequence ATGAATCCAACCCCGTTCAATGAAATCAATCCAGACATCACATCAGGCCGGAACCGGTCATACTGGACAATCTCATCAAAGCCTATCCAATTTGAAACGCTTAAAAAGAACATGGAAACCGATATACTGGTTATAGGCGGGGGTATTTCAGGATTAACTACAGCATATTGTCTTTCCAGGTCTGGCCGCAAGGTTGTGCTTGTTGAAGACGGATTTATCGGCAGCGGGGAATCAGGACGCACAACGGCCCATATAACCTATGCTCTTGATGACCGGTATTCAGAAATAGAAAACATGTTCGGTCATGAAAAAGCGCTTCTGGCAGCTAACAGCCATATGACGGCCATTCAATGGATCAATTCCGTTATCCACACTGAAAGCATCAGCTGTCATTTTAAAAGGGTTCCCGGTTACCTGTTCCTGCACAATTCAGATAAAATTGAAACCCTTGAGAAGGAGTACCAGGTCACCAAAAGTCTTGGTCTTTATACCGATGTTCTTCCTGAAACACCCGGAGTATCAGCGCTTATTGAAAAACGTTGCATTAAATTCCCTGGCCAGGCACAGTTTCATATTTTGATGTACTTAAAAGGACTTTCAGAAGCATTTATCAGGAAAGGAGGCAAAATTTTCACCGAATCCGGGGCTGAAAACATAACAAAAGAAGGAGCCACAGTCAACGGATATAAGGTAAAAGCCAGCCAGATTGTTGTAGCCACAAATTCTCCTGTAAATGACCTGGTGACAATGCACACAAAGCAATATACATATCGCACATATGTGATTGCAGCCAGTATCCGGAAGGGATCTCTTCCCTATTCACTCTGGTGGGATACCGGGGGCCAGCAGTCGAAATGGGTTACCAAGCCCTATCATTACGTGCGTCTTGAAGAATTTGATGAGAAGTTTGATCTTCTGATCGCGGGTGGCGAAGATCATAAAATCGGGCAGGCAGATAAAGAGAATATACCCGAACAGAACAGGTATGAAAACCTTGTAGCATGGACTCGTAAACATTTTCCGGCTGTTGAAACAATTGCCTATAAATGGTCAGGCCAGGTGATGGAGCCTGTGGATTCACTGGCATTCATCGGGAAGAATCCGGGTGATGAAAACATTTACATTATTACTGGTCACTCAGGTAACGGTATGACATATGGCACCATTGGCGGAATGCTGGTTTCGGATATGATACTGGGAAAGAAGAATATTTGGGAATCGCTTTATGATCCATCAAGAAAACCTACCCATGCAGGCGGTGATTTCGTGAAAGAGGCAGTGAACATGGCTGCCCAATACTCCGACTGGATTTCAGCAGGGGATGTAAAAGAACTGGCAGATTTGAAACCGAGGCAAGGTGGTATATTTACATCAGGATTAAAAAAAGTAGCTGTATACAGGGATGACATGAGCATATTGCACGCCTTTAGTGCGGTATGTCCGCATCTTGGCGGAATTTTACGCTGGAATGCGGATGAAATGTCATTTGATTGCCCGGCACATGGTTCAAGGTTCACAACCGGTGGAAAAGTAATTAACGGACCGTCGCAATCCGATCTTAAAAAAATAGAAATTAAGGAATAA
- a CDS encoding aldo/keto reductase, with product MNTNSRRSFLKNSFIGISGTALIPSITASAGVKTINELPVRKLGKTGIQVPLISMGTSGASSTGFIKAAYDAGIRLFFSATYYGEGNNEILVGQALKDIPRSSYMVGTAASPDGMDMRSGTLSAAFTSEGYIKKAEESLKRFGMEQIDFVLLPFAGKKETVLHEGVLKAFEQLKKQGKVKYVGIASHSDSIEALDAAASSDIYDVAMIGYNFKSPDLEAYNQAIKRAAKAGIGIVGMKTTAGAGRNKTGPAVNVTAALKWVLKNEDITSIVSGMSSLDELQKNMAMLKNLNMTEQEINDLKLASVEMNKGLYCRQCKECIPQCPNELDIPTLMRSYMYAYGYKNREQAWYTLADAGIKGNPCSSCDGCNVNCSSGFDVKERITDIARLSDVPVEFVRA from the coding sequence ATGAACACCAATAGTCGCAGGTCTTTCCTTAAAAACAGCTTTATAGGCATATCCGGCACGGCACTGATTCCTTCAATAACCGCATCTGCCGGCGTGAAAACAATAAATGAACTTCCGGTCCGCAAGCTCGGTAAAACCGGGATTCAGGTTCCGCTGATCAGCATGGGGACAAGTGGCGCCTCAAGTACTGGATTTATAAAAGCAGCCTATGATGCCGGAATCAGGTTATTCTTTTCTGCAACCTATTATGGTGAGGGGAATAATGAAATCCTTGTCGGCCAGGCCCTGAAAGACATACCCCGGAGCAGCTACATGGTTGGAACTGCTGCATCACCCGATGGTATGGATATGCGTTCAGGTACCCTTTCTGCTGCTTTTACCAGTGAAGGATATATTAAGAAAGCAGAAGAAAGCCTTAAACGTTTTGGCATGGAACAAATCGACTTTGTGCTTCTTCCTTTCGCCGGCAAAAAAGAAACCGTTCTGCATGAAGGGGTTTTGAAAGCCTTTGAGCAGCTTAAAAAGCAGGGTAAGGTAAAGTATGTGGGAATCGCTTCGCATTCCGACAGCATTGAGGCATTGGACGCAGCGGCTTCATCGGATATCTACGATGTAGCCATGATTGGTTACAATTTCAAGAGTCCGGATCTTGAAGCCTATAACCAGGCCATTAAGCGGGCTGCCAAAGCAGGGATCGGGATTGTTGGCATGAAAACTACTGCAGGTGCAGGAAGGAATAAAACAGGTCCGGCTGTTAATGTGACGGCAGCCCTGAAATGGGTTTTAAAAAATGAGGATATTACAAGCATTGTCTCCGGTATGTCATCGTTGGATGAACTTCAGAAGAACATGGCCATGCTGAAGAACCTGAACATGACCGAACAGGAAATCAACGACCTGAAACTGGCTTCAGTTGAAATGAATAAGGGACTGTATTGCAGGCAGTGTAAGGAATGCATTCCACAGTGTCCGAATGAGCTGGATATTCCCACTCTCATGAGAAGCTACATGTATGCTTACGGCTATAAAAACAGGGAACAGGCCTGGTATACGCTGGCAGACGCCGGAATTAAAGGCAATCCCTGCAGTTCTTGCGACGGCTGTAATGTGAATTGCAGCAGTGGATTTGATGTAAAAGAGAGGATTACCGATATCGCCAGGCTAAGTGATGTGCCGGTGGAGTTTGTGAGGGCGTGA
- a CDS encoding NUDIX domain-containing protein — protein MKKSAGILVYRLKKDKPEVLLVHPGGPFYKNKDISTWTIPKGEFDDNEDAFEAAKREFLEETGYEIEGNYIQLSPVKQNGGKWVHAWAVECDLDTDNICSNTFTLEWPPKSGKKQDFPEIDKAGWFTIEQAREKILNGQIPILEELMQNVIARSGA, from the coding sequence ATGAAAAAGAGCGCCGGAATCCTTGTTTACAGGTTAAAAAAGGATAAACCTGAGGTTTTGCTTGTACATCCGGGAGGGCCTTTTTACAAAAACAAAGATATCAGCACATGGACTATCCCAAAGGGAGAATTCGACGATAACGAAGATGCTTTTGAAGCTGCAAAGCGTGAATTTCTTGAAGAAACCGGTTATGAAATTGAGGGAAATTACATTCAGCTGTCGCCTGTAAAACAGAACGGCGGAAAATGGGTGCATGCCTGGGCGGTTGAATGCGATCTTGATACGGATAATATTTGCAGCAATACATTCACATTGGAATGGCCTCCAAAATCGGGTAAAAAGCAGGACTTTCCGGAAATCGACAAAGCCGGCTGGTTTACAATTGAACAGGCACGTGAAAAGATACTGAACGGGCAGATACCGATACTGGAGGAGTTGATGCAAAACGTTATTGCGAGGAGCGGGGCGTAA